The following coding sequences lie in one Salvelinus fontinalis isolate EN_2023a chromosome 21, ASM2944872v1, whole genome shotgun sequence genomic window:
- the LOC129818384 gene encoding F-box only protein 15-like codes for MAIGRGQLFRSFREGLLKNAPLTEGRGPTGKENSRLCEKMTGFPPGTQSVEPPTLPQKKKRKKKAAKATVPCQPVGPLPRVPTKSTGHAGKPAECTPNHIERMPPEILLKILSYLDALSLFSIGFINKRFYEMAHNNGMWHKMYSAEYGHSKKWRPKRLDEVLDKLSAVVVQERPEGYWRRLYFRTMAGFNETKWRKELRDINPFTGLPSLTERILRSQRVTWEITVSDKWGLEGTFEQSRAYFSDSSVTVCWSSGRWPSFHQLSTLQLDGVKRQAFSSPNINKPGWRSLMAKFDRDTISKCGQVIGRDQLVTLVLFSPSIVIGIWRGRWSIAFVMASFHYHRLVERSLLGTSMCPYSMPENKPPFDDADPDSGLHGYTLRIILHNTVTQIMAGHFSQLYCSKSQVHGGFIQLNVINRGSLSQHTPLSGRISLPWKCEALEGTVENCCMMSLTLMDEYQNPFWCVSTPVSMALNSKEPSNDYEGQHFLIKYQDAEGKVRMDLVWLEEQRQYFLINLVVFIATAKVNKHFGRAY; via the exons atggctATTGGCCGCGGACAACTTTTCCGCAGTTTCAGAGAGGGTTTGTTGAAGAATGCCCCGCTAACAGAGGGTCGAGGACCGACAGGCAAAGAGAATAGCAGACTCTGCGAGAAAATGACTGGATTTCCCCCGGGCACTCAAAG TGTGGAACCACCAACACTGCCACAAAAGAAGAAGAGGAAAAAGAAGGCGGCAAAGGCTACTGTACCCTGTCAGCCAGTTGGACCACTGCCAAGAGTACCTACAAAGTCTACTGGACATGCTGGCAAGCCAGCTGAGTGCACACCGAATCACATAGAGAG GATGCCACCGGAGATCCTTCTGAAGATCCTGTCGTACCTggatgccctctctctcttctctatcggCTTCATCAACAAGCGATTCTATGAGATGGCCCACAACAA TGGAATGTGGCACAAGATGTATTCTGCAGAGTATGGACACAGTAAGAAATGGAGGCCCAAGCGTTTGGACGAG GTGCTGGATAAGCTGAGTGCGGTGGTGGTCCAGGAGAGACCAGAGGGCTATTGGAGAAGACTGTACTTCAGGACAATGGCTGGCTTCAATGAGACCAAGTGGAGGAAGGAGTTGAGAGACATCAACCCTTTCACAGGCTTGCCCAGTCTGACTGAAAGAATCCTCAG GAGCCAGCGTGTGACCTGGGAGATCACAGTGTCTGACAAGTGGGGGTTGGAGGGGACGTTTGAGCAGAGCCGTGCCTACTTCTCTGACTCGTCCGTGACGGTTTGCTGGAGCAGCGGGCGCTGGCCCTCCTTCCACCAGCTCTCTACCTTACAGCTAGATGGTGTCAAAAGACAAGCTTTCAGCTCCCCTAACATCAATAA gcCTGGCTGGCGGTCTCTGATGGCTAAGTTTGACAGGGACACCATCTCTAAGTGTGGCCAGGTCATCGGTAGAGACCAACTAGTCACCCTGGTACTCTTTTCGCCTAGCATCGTCATTGGCATCTGGAGG GGCCGGTGGTCCATTGCCTTTGTGATGGCCAGCTTCCACTACCACAGGCTGGTGGAGAGGAGTCTCCTGGGCACCTCGATGTG CCCCTATTCCATGCCAGAGAACAAGCCTCCTTTCGACGACGCGGACCCTGACTCCGGCCTCCATGGTTACACGCTCCGCATTATACTACACAACACTGTGACCCAGATCATGGCCGGCCACTTCTCTCAACTCTACTGTAGCAAAA GTCAGGTCCATGGTGGTTTCATCCAGCTGAATGTCATCAACAGGGGAAGCCTGTCCCAGcacacccctctctctggcaGGATCAGCCTGCCCTGGAAGTGTGAGGCTCTAGAGGGCACCGTGGAG aaCTGCTGCATGATGAGCCTGACCCTGATGGATGAGTACCAGAACCCCTTCTGGTGTGTCAGCACACCCGTGTCTATGGCACTGAACAGTAAGGAGCCCTCCAACGACTACGAGGGTCAGCACTTCCTGATCAAGTACCAGGATGCAGAAGGCAAG GTGAGGATGGACCTTGTGTGGCTGGAAGAGCAAAGACAGTACTTCCTCATCAATCTGGTAGTCTTCATCGCCACGGCCAAAGTCAACAAGCACTTTGGGAGAGCCTACTGA